One Bacillota bacterium genomic window, TCCCGCGAGGTGGCGCTGAGCCTCGAGGCGATACGCCAGAAAGCGAAAGATGGGCTGCTTGCGCTATGCGTAGAGGAGGGGCTCAACACGCTCGGGCTGATGTTCGAGCAAGAGCTGGAGGAGAAGATCGGCAAGAAGGGCAAACACAACCCCAAGCGGCCTGGCTCCAGGCACA contains:
- a CDS encoding IS256 family transposase: MSAYRSKGSPERANREEDATKTLISREVALSLEAIRQKAKDGLLALCVEEGLNTLGLMFEQELEEKIGKKGKHNPKRPGSRH